The following proteins come from a genomic window of Dreissena polymorpha isolate Duluth1 chromosome 1, UMN_Dpol_1.0, whole genome shotgun sequence:
- the LOC127844955 gene encoding proline-serine-threonine phosphatase-interacting protein 1-like isoform X2, translated as MTKKLSFSEAFWDSDICGTIGWDRICKRMKDGRKVCTDVVHYLKDRAKAESEYSRALANLARKTDCKDETGGLGESWRVLKDQTVRIAEVHNEAATMFVNLEQELTKFNEDQKKSKQVIDDNVKKYISLKRTEHQKLMNMKKTYNDKCKEYNNAEEQFNAQKAAVTTKKNDLEKAEKKKIKCDDDRKSADVSYKSAVETLENVRIRWENEMEAGCNQFEALEGTRIDKLRDCLWKCTNVDSLACLKHDECSEAVRLILEKCDVSNDLQDFISTNQSGSKRPDPVPYENYYNPMALPPHNRTPSNAPPLLPAAKPIRAGMPPSPNNKKISISDENDYATVSDVQQTSNVLLTVVKDYSAVVKDLRKISQ; from the exons ATGACAAAGAAGCTCTCATTTTCTGAGGCATTTTGG GATTCCGACATCTGTGGAACAATAGGATGGGATCGGATATGCAAGCGCATGAAGGATGGCCGTAAGGTGTGCACTGATGTTGTCCACTACTTGAAGGACAG GGCAAAAGCAGAATCGGAGTACAGCAGAGCTCTGGCAAATTTGGCCCGAAAAACTGACTGCAAGGATGAAACTGG GGGCCTGGGGGAGAGCTGGAGGGTCTTAAAGGACCAGACAGTCAGGATTGCTGAAGTCCACAATGAGGCGGCCACCATGTTTGTCAACCTTGAACAAGAActcaccaagtttaatgaagaccAGAAAAAGAGTAAACAAGTG ATTGATGACAATGTGAAGAAATATATTTCCTTGAAAAGAACAGAACACCAAAAACTGATGAAT ATGAAGAAGACGTACAACGACAAGTGCAAGGAATATAACAATGCTGAAGAGCAGTTTAATGCACAGAAGGCGGCAGTTACTACCAAAAAGAATGACTTGGAAAAA GCagagaagaaaaaaataaaatgtgatgATGACAGAAAAAGTGCAG ATGTCTCCTACAAAAGTGCTGTGGAAACCCTTGAAAATGTCCGAATCAGATGGGAAAACGAAATGGAAGCAGGCTGCAAT CAATTTGAAGCCCTAGAGGGAACGAGGATAGACAAATTACGGGACTGTCTGTGGAAATGTACAAATGTGGACTCGTTAGCATGTCTGAAACATGATGAG TGTAGCGAAGCCGTTCGGTTAATTCTGGAGAAGTGTGATGTGTCCAATGATCTCCAGGATTTCATTTCTACCAACCAAAGTGGCAGCAAACGGCCAG ATCCTGTCCCCTATGAGAACTACTACAACCCCATGGCCCTGCCGCCCCACAATCGCACGCCAAGCAATGCCCCGCCTCTCCTGCCAGCGGCGAAACCCATTCGGGCCGGGATGCCACCGTCtccaaacaacaaaaaaatctctA TTTCCGATGAAAACGATTACGCCACTGTGTCTGATGTCCAGCAAACAAGTAACGTATTGTTGACAGTTGTGAAAGATTACAGTGCTGTG GTAAAAGACCTGAGAAAGATTTCGCAGTAA
- the LOC127844955 gene encoding proline-serine-threonine phosphatase-interacting protein 2-like isoform X1, which yields MTKKLSFSEAFWDSDICGTIGWDRICKRMKDGRKVCTDVVHYLKDRAKAESEYSRALANLARKTDCKDETGGLGESWRVLKDQTVRIAEVHNEAATMFVNLEQELTKFNEDQKKSKQVIDDNVKKYISLKRTEHQKLMNMKKTYNDKCKEYNNAEEQFNAQKAAVTTKKNDLEKAEKKKIKCDDDRKSADVSYKSAVETLENVRIRWENEMEAGCNQFEALEGTRIDKLRDCLWKCTNVDSLACLKHDECSEAVRLILEKCDVSNDLQDFISTNQSGSKRPDPVPYENYYNPMALPPHNRTPSNAPPLLPAAKPIRAGMPPSPNNKKISISDENDYATVSDVQQTSNVLLTVVKDYSAVTYNELTVKKGELLQKAPFVVGPQAPSGMVKVKHQNRVGYVPTNCVQQYTPKPLIDFGDI from the exons ATGACAAAGAAGCTCTCATTTTCTGAGGCATTTTGG GATTCCGACATCTGTGGAACAATAGGATGGGATCGGATATGCAAGCGCATGAAGGATGGCCGTAAGGTGTGCACTGATGTTGTCCACTACTTGAAGGACAG GGCAAAAGCAGAATCGGAGTACAGCAGAGCTCTGGCAAATTTGGCCCGAAAAACTGACTGCAAGGATGAAACTGG GGGCCTGGGGGAGAGCTGGAGGGTCTTAAAGGACCAGACAGTCAGGATTGCTGAAGTCCACAATGAGGCGGCCACCATGTTTGTCAACCTTGAACAAGAActcaccaagtttaatgaagaccAGAAAAAGAGTAAACAAGTG ATTGATGACAATGTGAAGAAATATATTTCCTTGAAAAGAACAGAACACCAAAAACTGATGAAT ATGAAGAAGACGTACAACGACAAGTGCAAGGAATATAACAATGCTGAAGAGCAGTTTAATGCACAGAAGGCGGCAGTTACTACCAAAAAGAATGACTTGGAAAAA GCagagaagaaaaaaataaaatgtgatgATGACAGAAAAAGTGCAG ATGTCTCCTACAAAAGTGCTGTGGAAACCCTTGAAAATGTCCGAATCAGATGGGAAAACGAAATGGAAGCAGGCTGCAAT CAATTTGAAGCCCTAGAGGGAACGAGGATAGACAAATTACGGGACTGTCTGTGGAAATGTACAAATGTGGACTCGTTAGCATGTCTGAAACATGATGAG TGTAGCGAAGCCGTTCGGTTAATTCTGGAGAAGTGTGATGTGTCCAATGATCTCCAGGATTTCATTTCTACCAACCAAAGTGGCAGCAAACGGCCAG ATCCTGTCCCCTATGAGAACTACTACAACCCCATGGCCCTGCCGCCCCACAATCGCACGCCAAGCAATGCCCCGCCTCTCCTGCCAGCGGCGAAACCCATTCGGGCCGGGATGCCACCGTCtccaaacaacaaaaaaatctctA TTTCCGATGAAAACGATTACGCCACTGTGTCTGATGTCCAGCAAACAAGTAACGTATTGTTGACAGTTGTGAAAGATTACAGTGCTGTG aCCTATAATGAATTGACAGTGAAGAAAGGGGAGCTTTTACAGAAGGCACCATTTGTTGTTGGACCGCAAGCACCCTCTGGGATGGTGAAAGTGAAACATCAGAACAGAGTGGGATATGTACCCACAAATTGTGTTCAACAATACACCCCTAAACCTTTAATTGATTTTGGTGATATTTAG
- the LOC127844955 gene encoding proline-serine-threonine phosphatase-interacting protein 1-like isoform X3: protein MTKKLSFSEAFWDSDICGTIGWDRICKRMKDGRKVCTDVVHYLKDRAKAESEYSRALANLARKTDCKDETGGLGESWRVLKDQTVRIAEVHNEAATMFVNLEQELTKFNEDQKKSKQVIDDNVKKYISLKRTEHQKLMNMKKTYNDKCKEYNNAEEQFNAQKAAVTTKKNDLEKAEKKKIKCDDDRKSADVSYKSAVETLENVRIRWENEMEAGCNQFEALEGTRIDKLRDCLWKCTNVDSLACLKHDECSEAVRLILEKCDVSNDLQDFISTNQSGSKRPDPVPYENYYNPMALPPHNRTPSNAPPLLPAAKPIRAGMPPSPNNKKISISDENDYATVSDVQQTNL, encoded by the exons ATGACAAAGAAGCTCTCATTTTCTGAGGCATTTTGG GATTCCGACATCTGTGGAACAATAGGATGGGATCGGATATGCAAGCGCATGAAGGATGGCCGTAAGGTGTGCACTGATGTTGTCCACTACTTGAAGGACAG GGCAAAAGCAGAATCGGAGTACAGCAGAGCTCTGGCAAATTTGGCCCGAAAAACTGACTGCAAGGATGAAACTGG GGGCCTGGGGGAGAGCTGGAGGGTCTTAAAGGACCAGACAGTCAGGATTGCTGAAGTCCACAATGAGGCGGCCACCATGTTTGTCAACCTTGAACAAGAActcaccaagtttaatgaagaccAGAAAAAGAGTAAACAAGTG ATTGATGACAATGTGAAGAAATATATTTCCTTGAAAAGAACAGAACACCAAAAACTGATGAAT ATGAAGAAGACGTACAACGACAAGTGCAAGGAATATAACAATGCTGAAGAGCAGTTTAATGCACAGAAGGCGGCAGTTACTACCAAAAAGAATGACTTGGAAAAA GCagagaagaaaaaaataaaatgtgatgATGACAGAAAAAGTGCAG ATGTCTCCTACAAAAGTGCTGTGGAAACCCTTGAAAATGTCCGAATCAGATGGGAAAACGAAATGGAAGCAGGCTGCAAT CAATTTGAAGCCCTAGAGGGAACGAGGATAGACAAATTACGGGACTGTCTGTGGAAATGTACAAATGTGGACTCGTTAGCATGTCTGAAACATGATGAG TGTAGCGAAGCCGTTCGGTTAATTCTGGAGAAGTGTGATGTGTCCAATGATCTCCAGGATTTCATTTCTACCAACCAAAGTGGCAGCAAACGGCCAG ATCCTGTCCCCTATGAGAACTACTACAACCCCATGGCCCTGCCGCCCCACAATCGCACGCCAAGCAATGCCCCGCCTCTCCTGCCAGCGGCGAAACCCATTCGGGCCGGGATGCCACCGTCtccaaacaacaaaaaaatctctA TTTCCGATGAAAACGATTACGCCACTGTGTCTGATGTCCAGCAAACAA aCCTATAA
- the LOC127844955 gene encoding proline-serine-threonine phosphatase-interacting protein 1-like isoform X4, producing MTKKLSFSEAFWDSDICGTIGWDRICKRMKDGRKVCTDVVHYLKDRAKAESEYSRALANLARKTDCKDETGGLGESWRVLKDQTVRIAEVHNEAATMFVNLEQELTKFNEDQKKSKQVIDDNVKKYISLKRTEHQKLMNMKKTYNDKCKEYNNAEEQFNAQKAAVTTKKNDLEKAEKKKIKCDDDRKSADVSYKSAVETLENVRIRWENEMEAGCNQFEALEGTRIDKLRDCLWKCTNVDSLACLKHDECSEAVRLILEKCDVSNDLQDFISTNQSGSKRPDPVPYENYYNPMALPPHNRTPSNAPPLLPAAKPIRAGMPPSPNNKKISNL from the exons ATGACAAAGAAGCTCTCATTTTCTGAGGCATTTTGG GATTCCGACATCTGTGGAACAATAGGATGGGATCGGATATGCAAGCGCATGAAGGATGGCCGTAAGGTGTGCACTGATGTTGTCCACTACTTGAAGGACAG GGCAAAAGCAGAATCGGAGTACAGCAGAGCTCTGGCAAATTTGGCCCGAAAAACTGACTGCAAGGATGAAACTGG GGGCCTGGGGGAGAGCTGGAGGGTCTTAAAGGACCAGACAGTCAGGATTGCTGAAGTCCACAATGAGGCGGCCACCATGTTTGTCAACCTTGAACAAGAActcaccaagtttaatgaagaccAGAAAAAGAGTAAACAAGTG ATTGATGACAATGTGAAGAAATATATTTCCTTGAAAAGAACAGAACACCAAAAACTGATGAAT ATGAAGAAGACGTACAACGACAAGTGCAAGGAATATAACAATGCTGAAGAGCAGTTTAATGCACAGAAGGCGGCAGTTACTACCAAAAAGAATGACTTGGAAAAA GCagagaagaaaaaaataaaatgtgatgATGACAGAAAAAGTGCAG ATGTCTCCTACAAAAGTGCTGTGGAAACCCTTGAAAATGTCCGAATCAGATGGGAAAACGAAATGGAAGCAGGCTGCAAT CAATTTGAAGCCCTAGAGGGAACGAGGATAGACAAATTACGGGACTGTCTGTGGAAATGTACAAATGTGGACTCGTTAGCATGTCTGAAACATGATGAG TGTAGCGAAGCCGTTCGGTTAATTCTGGAGAAGTGTGATGTGTCCAATGATCTCCAGGATTTCATTTCTACCAACCAAAGTGGCAGCAAACGGCCAG ATCCTGTCCCCTATGAGAACTACTACAACCCCATGGCCCTGCCGCCCCACAATCGCACGCCAAGCAATGCCCCGCCTCTCCTGCCAGCGGCGAAACCCATTCGGGCCGGGATGCCACCGTCtccaaacaacaaaaaaatctctA aCCTATAA